Proteins found in one Alicyclobacillus cycloheptanicus genomic segment:
- a CDS encoding UxaA family hydrolase — MGYRRADGRIGVRNHVLVLPVSYEMNQVADRIVRQVPDSVTFRNQHGIDQSGDDLRQTLRVYEGFATHPNIHGVIILGWGHEPYDLQSIAATAEAAGKSVELIVLEQVGGMRRAIELGVARTRQMVRDRDAVQREPVPLSEIILGTECGGSDACSGISANPALGVTSDLLVNAGGTSILSETTELMGAEHLLAERAVSREVGDRILYIVRRMEQNAMKMGVDIRGAQPAPGNIEGGITTIEEKSLGCIHKAGHSPIQEVVEYAERPTKKGLIVMDTPGHDIEQMTGMVAGGAQIAIFTTGRGTPTGCAIAPVIKVSSNSFTYQRMQDHIDLNAGTVIDGTETVQQVGERLFQLMLNVLSGQQTKAERLGHREFGIYRIGQSL; from the coding sequence ATGGGCTACCGCAGAGCGGATGGTCGCATCGGCGTCCGCAATCACGTCCTGGTCTTGCCAGTCTCCTACGAAATGAACCAGGTCGCCGACCGCATCGTCCGCCAGGTTCCCGATTCCGTCACGTTCCGAAACCAGCACGGCATCGACCAGTCAGGCGACGACCTCAGGCAGACCCTGCGCGTCTATGAAGGATTCGCCACCCATCCGAACATCCACGGCGTGATCATCCTCGGCTGGGGTCACGAACCGTACGACCTGCAAAGCATCGCAGCCACCGCCGAGGCGGCTGGCAAGTCCGTGGAACTCATTGTGCTCGAACAGGTCGGCGGCATGCGGCGCGCCATCGAGCTTGGCGTGGCTCGAACCAGGCAAATGGTTCGCGATCGCGATGCCGTACAGCGCGAACCGGTGCCTCTCTCAGAAATCATTCTCGGCACGGAATGCGGCGGCTCCGACGCCTGTTCAGGCATTTCCGCCAACCCGGCTCTCGGTGTTACAAGTGATTTGCTGGTGAATGCTGGCGGTACGTCGATCCTTTCCGAAACCACTGAACTGATGGGAGCGGAACACCTGCTGGCAGAGCGGGCCGTTTCCAGGGAGGTCGGCGACCGTATCCTGTACATCGTCCGGCGCATGGAACAAAACGCAATGAAAATGGGTGTCGATATTCGTGGTGCGCAGCCCGCGCCCGGCAATATTGAAGGCGGAATCACGACGATTGAGGAGAAGAGCCTTGGCTGCATTCACAAGGCGGGACATTCCCCAATCCAGGAGGTCGTCGAATACGCCGAGCGACCGACCAAAAAGGGCCTGATTGTCATGGACACGCCCGGCCACGACATCGAGCAGATGACGGGCATGGTCGCCGGCGGCGCCCAGATTGCCATCTTCACCACTGGCCGCGGTACACCGACCGGATGCGCGATTGCCCCGGTAATAAAAGTATCGTCTAACTCGTTTACCTATCAGCGCATGCAAGACCACATTGACCTGAACGCGGGTACGGTGATCGACGGTACGGAAACGGTCCAGCAAGTCGGAGAACGCCTGTTCCAGCTCATGCTCAACGTGCTGAGTGGCCAGCAGACGAAGGCGGAGCGGCTCGGGCACCGTGAATTCGGCATCTACCGTATCGGTCAAAGCCTCTAG
- a CDS encoding UxaA family hydrolase, translating to MNELQRKWLVMHPKDDVAVALVPLAAGTTLTDLDRGFGVTLRADIPFGHKFAIRTIPKGGLVHKYGQVIGISTAAIEAGDHVHVHNVDSRRARGDLTKGASQV from the coding sequence ATGAACGAACTTCAGCGCAAATGGCTGGTGATGCATCCAAAAGACGATGTGGCGGTGGCACTGGTTCCGCTCGCGGCTGGCACCACCCTGACGGACCTGGACCGCGGGTTCGGAGTGACGTTGCGGGCCGACATTCCGTTCGGCCACAAGTTCGCCATCCGAACCATTCCGAAGGGCGGCCTTGTACACAAGTATGGACAGGTCATTGGCATATCGACGGCGGCCATCGAAGCAGGCGATCACGTTCACGTCCACAATGTCGACAGCCGCCGCGCTCGCGGTGACCTGACAAAGGGGGCATCCCAGGTATGA
- a CDS encoding UxaA family hydrolase — protein MTGLTAYRRSDGGIGVRNYLFTLPTVVCANQVVVDVALTHPELKYIEHQHGCAQIGADLEQTRRIFTQLALHPNVYASMFVSLGCEGVVATKLFANAAAQTDRPMDLVVIQASGGTPGAEARVDAWIDQRQRELDRCQRETAGWDELVVGVLIDSSVASKLELVRACLESLQELGVRIVIPNAYLHLAEELAGAVGTVDYGESADERVWAMKPGSNALETTTGLTAAGAHLIVHLADRPHAFGSPLAPTIRWCMDETTYQKFRDDFDGQLQSVHDVQQVTEQLASIANGHPTVAESFGMDDFALYRIGPTV, from the coding sequence ATGACAGGGCTCACGGCGTACCGACGCTCGGACGGCGGCATTGGGGTACGCAACTATCTGTTCACCCTCCCGACGGTCGTCTGCGCCAATCAGGTGGTGGTTGACGTTGCGCTCACGCACCCGGAACTGAAGTACATTGAGCATCAGCATGGGTGTGCCCAGATTGGCGCCGACCTGGAGCAGACCCGGCGGATTTTCACGCAGCTCGCACTTCATCCGAATGTGTACGCCAGCATGTTCGTAAGCCTGGGCTGCGAAGGCGTTGTTGCTACAAAGCTGTTTGCCAACGCCGCTGCCCAGACGGATCGCCCCATGGACCTTGTCGTCATTCAAGCGTCAGGGGGTACGCCTGGCGCCGAAGCACGCGTGGATGCGTGGATCGACCAGCGGCAGCGCGAACTTGACCGCTGTCAGCGTGAGACGGCAGGTTGGGACGAGCTCGTGGTCGGCGTCTTGATCGACTCGAGCGTCGCCAGCAAGCTGGAACTGGTGCGAGCGTGTCTCGAATCCCTGCAGGAATTGGGCGTCCGCATCGTGATCCCCAATGCCTATCTGCACTTGGCGGAGGAACTGGCCGGCGCTGTGGGTACAGTGGACTACGGGGAATCTGCAGACGAACGCGTGTGGGCGATGAAACCTGGTTCGAACGCGCTGGAGACCACCACTGGATTGACGGCGGCTGGTGCACATCTCATCGTCCATCTTGCGGACCGTCCGCATGCATTTGGCAGTCCGCTGGCGCCGACGATTCGCTGGTGCATGGATGAAACGACCTATCAAAAATTCCGCGATGACTTCGATGGACAGCTCCAAAGTGTGCACGACGTCCAACAGGTCACGGAACAATTGGCCTCCATCGCGAATGGTCACCCGACCGTCGCCGAGTCGTTCGGAATGGACGACTTTGCGCTCTACCGGATTGGGCCAACCGTGTAA
- a CDS encoding aldehyde dehydrogenase family protein, with amino-acid sequence MESRNYIGGEWYTPRGDVIHVKNPSNTSEEIGVLHLSEASDMQQAGEAAQKALASWASMNSGKRGQILYQAADLLASKLDEVATLSSLEMGKPISEMKGEVMRGVHLLRYYAAEGVRAVGDVIPAGADNVLQYTKRVPLGVVGLITPWNFPVAIPIWKLAPALICGNTVIWKPAEAASLSATKITAILAEAGLPAGVLNLVIGTGSKVGSRMLEELPLDGVSFTGSTKTGLQVAATCARRNIKYQTEMGGKNAAVVLRDADLSTTVPAILSGAFRSAGQKCTATSRIIVEQAAYEPLVDELRKEVAKLYVGNALDPSSYLGPVASAGQYETVRSYVRLAEQTEVLAQGQAQVDPSTGYYVMPLVVGGVGPDHKLVQEEIFGPVAAVVRATDAEEAFALCNQTMYGLSASVFTQNLSRALRFLDETQAGMVRVNLETAGVEYQAPFGGMKLSSSHTREQGQAALSFYSQVKTCAVYYG; translated from the coding sequence ATGGAGTCTAGGAACTATATCGGCGGTGAATGGTATACTCCGCGAGGCGACGTCATCCACGTCAAGAACCCATCCAATACAAGCGAAGAAATCGGTGTACTCCATCTGTCCGAAGCGAGCGATATGCAACAAGCGGGAGAAGCGGCACAAAAGGCCTTGGCATCGTGGGCTTCCATGAACAGCGGCAAACGCGGTCAGATTCTTTATCAAGCCGCCGATCTGCTGGCGTCCAAACTGGATGAGGTCGCAACCCTCTCCAGTTTGGAAATGGGCAAGCCCATCAGCGAAATGAAGGGAGAGGTGATGCGCGGCGTTCACTTGCTTCGCTACTATGCGGCAGAAGGCGTTCGTGCGGTCGGCGACGTCATCCCGGCTGGCGCCGACAACGTCCTGCAGTACACGAAACGGGTGCCGCTGGGTGTCGTTGGGCTCATCACCCCGTGGAACTTTCCCGTCGCGATCCCCATTTGGAAGCTCGCCCCTGCCCTGATTTGCGGAAACACGGTGATTTGGAAACCCGCCGAAGCGGCCTCCCTGTCTGCAACCAAAATCACGGCAATCCTGGCGGAAGCGGGGCTTCCCGCGGGTGTGCTGAACCTGGTCATCGGCACAGGGAGTAAGGTAGGCAGCAGGATGCTGGAAGAGCTGCCCCTTGACGGGGTAAGTTTCACGGGATCGACCAAGACAGGGCTCCAGGTGGCCGCCACGTGTGCACGCCGAAATATCAAGTACCAGACGGAAATGGGCGGAAAGAATGCAGCCGTCGTATTGCGCGACGCAGACCTGTCCACAACCGTCCCCGCCATTCTGAGCGGCGCGTTCCGCTCAGCAGGCCAAAAGTGTACGGCGACCAGCCGCATCATCGTCGAACAGGCCGCCTACGAACCCCTGGTCGACGAACTGCGTAAGGAAGTCGCGAAACTATACGTCGGAAACGCACTTGACCCGAGTTCCTATCTCGGCCCTGTGGCGTCTGCGGGACAGTATGAAACCGTGAGGTCGTACGTCCGGCTCGCGGAGCAAACGGAAGTCCTCGCCCAGGGTCAGGCCCAGGTCGACCCGTCGACAGGCTACTACGTGATGCCCCTGGTGGTGGGAGGCGTTGGCCCCGATCACAAGCTGGTCCAGGAGGAGATTTTTGGACCCGTTGCGGCTGTCGTTCGTGCAACGGACGCAGAAGAAGCATTCGCCTTGTGCAATCAAACGATGTACGGCCTGAGCGCCTCCGTCTTCACGCAAAACCTGTCACGCGCCTTGCGGTTTCTCGACGAGACACAGGCAGGCATGGTCCGCGTCAACCTTGAGACGGCGGGCGTTGAGTACCAGGCGCCGTTCGGCGGCATGAAGTTGTCCAGCTCGCACACGCGCGAACAGGGTCAGGCCGCCCTCAGCTTCTACAGTCAGGTCAAAACGTGTGCCGTGTACTACGGATGA
- a CDS encoding fumarylacetoacetate hydrolase family protein, which yields MKTLRYRDETTGEPQLAILVKDTVYNVTRQVPHWTEPVQMWYALRALGIPFEDAAARLCTGEGISFHELDEAGHLLPPVVAREVWAAGVTYERSREARNAETKISDSVYDRVYAAERPELFFKATADRVVPPGNPLGLRSDSSWMVPEPELSVVISATGDIIGWTVGNDLSSRDIEGENPLYLPQAKVFSRSCSFGPVLLWHTPSTTPADWTVSLEIHREGQLAFSGSVPFRQFRRRVDELVDFLCRDNPVPDGTVLMTGTGIVPPDDFTLTPGDRVDICIDAIGTLVNPIAAPMAL from the coding sequence ATGAAAACCCTGCGCTATCGCGACGAGACGACTGGCGAGCCGCAACTGGCCATCCTCGTGAAGGACACCGTGTACAACGTGACAAGGCAAGTGCCGCACTGGACCGAACCCGTGCAGATGTGGTATGCCCTTCGAGCGCTCGGCATCCCGTTCGAAGACGCGGCAGCCCGCCTGTGTACTGGCGAAGGCATTTCGTTCCATGAATTAGATGAAGCGGGCCATCTTCTGCCGCCGGTCGTCGCCCGCGAGGTCTGGGCGGCCGGCGTCACCTACGAGCGCAGCCGCGAAGCGCGCAATGCGGAGACCAAAATCTCGGACAGTGTCTACGACCGCGTGTATGCAGCAGAGCGGCCCGAACTCTTCTTCAAAGCCACGGCTGACCGGGTTGTACCTCCTGGCAACCCACTTGGGCTGCGCAGCGATTCTTCCTGGATGGTGCCTGAGCCAGAGCTGTCCGTCGTCATCTCGGCAACCGGAGACATCATCGGCTGGACCGTTGGCAATGACCTCAGTTCGCGCGACATCGAAGGGGAAAACCCCCTCTATCTGCCGCAGGCGAAGGTGTTTTCACGCAGCTGCTCATTTGGACCTGTCCTGCTTTGGCACACACCATCGACCACGCCTGCGGATTGGACGGTGTCGCTGGAGATTCACCGCGAGGGCCAGTTGGCATTCTCCGGGTCGGTCCCGTTCCGCCAGTTCCGGCGCAGGGTCGATGAACTCGTGGACTTCCTCTGCCGCGACAACCCGGTTCCCGACGGGACAGTGCTGATGACGGGGACGGGGATTGTACCACCGGACGATTTCACGCTCACCCCTGGCGACCGGGTGGACATATGCATCGACGCAATCGGCACTTTAGTCAACCCCATCGCAGCGCCAATGGCTCTGTAA
- a CDS encoding U32 family peptidase produces the protein MFDESRAALTKIGLPASDDAAWQASAKRFADGAQVRVEIPSCEGPEVLRAVLEEAERLDVRLHRISQGSGIMLMTDSEIREMAKLGAEAGIEISLFIGPRAGWHLSALAKSETGGIAKSRAMGMEQIVQSVEEVKRAHGLGIRSVLVSDEGLLWVLGELRKRGDLPADMKYKVSVMAGVTNPATAAVLERFGANTLNVATDLTLAQLAAVRSVTNVPLDIYVEVPDDVGGFVRYYEIPELIRLASPVYIKFGVRNAPNIYPSGEHLKDLAVKLGRERVRRARIGLELLDRYFPEARMSVPGQRADDLAVPVV, from the coding sequence ATGTTCGATGAATCCAGAGCAGCACTGACGAAGATTGGGTTGCCGGCGAGTGACGATGCAGCGTGGCAGGCCAGTGCGAAACGGTTCGCCGACGGGGCACAGGTGCGCGTTGAGATTCCAAGCTGCGAAGGGCCGGAAGTGCTGCGAGCCGTACTCGAAGAGGCGGAGCGGCTCGATGTTCGTTTGCATCGAATCTCCCAAGGCAGCGGAATCATGTTGATGACGGATAGTGAGATTCGGGAGATGGCCAAACTCGGGGCCGAGGCTGGCATCGAAATCAGCCTGTTCATTGGGCCCCGTGCCGGATGGCACCTGAGCGCGCTCGCGAAGTCGGAGACTGGCGGCATCGCCAAGAGCCGGGCGATGGGTATGGAACAGATTGTTCAATCCGTGGAAGAGGTCAAACGGGCCCACGGGTTGGGGATTCGGAGCGTGCTGGTTTCAGATGAGGGGCTGTTATGGGTGCTTGGTGAGCTGCGGAAACGGGGTGACCTGCCGGCGGACATGAAGTATAAAGTGTCGGTCATGGCCGGGGTGACCAACCCGGCGACTGCCGCCGTTTTGGAGCGTTTTGGAGCGAACACGCTCAACGTCGCGACGGACCTCACGCTCGCACAGTTGGCGGCCGTGCGTTCGGTGACCAACGTTCCACTGGACATTTATGTTGAAGTGCCGGACGATGTCGGAGGTTTCGTGCGATATTATGAAATCCCAGAGTTGATTCGACTGGCGAGTCCGGTGTACATCAAGTTTGGTGTTCGGAATGCGCCGAACATCTACCCGTCCGGGGAACACCTGAAGGACCTGGCCGTCAAGCTCGGCCGCGAGCGGGTACGCCGCGCGCGGATTGGTCTGGAGCTGCTGGACCGGTACTTCCCGGAAGCCAGAATGAGTGTCCCAGGACAGCGTGCCGATGACCTCGCAGTGCCCGTGGTATAA
- a CDS encoding dihydroxy-acid dehydratase domain-containing protein, translated as MDMESRLRVDNPVNPYQWNVQGKANEPITVAGLLDKARHILGREVADVPVTWTLDEIYRRLEENAPRIAILGGSWDHPAHIMDLGTVLRAAVALWQRGAVPFYAATPVLCDGTAQDNMGMSYSLQSRNAISSMVVNHMEAQSYHGAFVIQGCDKQPLGVVCALAHLDVVRRTRGEAPVWATFAPVHVLKGGTIPDKLKMELEEVAKRAESQGFQDIADDLRDAMRYILQCSSNTAFQGVFTRAVVKGVITKEQHKRYEQVLAVNTCDAAGGICAFHGTGNSSRDLVAGLGLVHPAVEILTMPPTRAQVEESVDGLISIINRPEFSVSELVKANIRNAIRIHSAAGGSANLMMHMVAAMIYSGEPYSVYDVERVLKAYPIPDLYDYSLTEGRDVYALALQCGAGLSRGMESLFYELIQNGVPMNVDAPTVTGTTWRARLQDKRGLSADHVKDNPIILSKPRRPFSGVDVLRSNFFESAVVKISGMSTAQLDEFENKVAVVVYYNSEEEANHHLLDVELTEKWKRERIVDMDLLRQIHRLNGGDGEPPQSYDKCFDQLIEARLLKVAVVIGGQGPEAFGMPEMFTPMQHINANKLLQKLTVLMSDGRYSGVTYGAAIGHVTPEAIAGGGILYLQTGDLVHLGFRSKQIDLLDRDALRAGRIVAAADNWMAARRELGLSRKTRMMERRRQIAAGNRLVGHTDAAHGVVPQAVWDEAEWHASAHTAQEVAIDVR; from the coding sequence ATGGACATGGAATCCCGCTTACGCGTTGACAACCCCGTCAATCCCTATCAGTGGAATGTGCAAGGCAAGGCCAACGAACCGATTACTGTCGCGGGGTTGTTGGACAAGGCGCGGCACATTCTCGGGAGGGAAGTGGCCGATGTGCCGGTCACGTGGACACTCGATGAAATCTACCGGCGGCTCGAAGAGAATGCGCCGCGGATCGCCATTCTTGGCGGCTCGTGGGATCACCCGGCGCACATCATGGATCTCGGTACGGTGCTGCGGGCAGCCGTTGCGCTGTGGCAGCGGGGAGCGGTGCCATTCTACGCCGCCACGCCGGTCCTCTGCGACGGCACGGCGCAGGATAACATGGGGATGAGTTATTCCCTGCAAAGCCGGAACGCCATTTCGTCGATGGTCGTGAATCACATGGAAGCCCAGAGTTATCACGGCGCGTTCGTGATTCAGGGCTGTGACAAGCAGCCGCTCGGCGTGGTTTGCGCACTTGCGCATCTTGACGTTGTGCGGCGAACCCGGGGCGAGGCGCCCGTGTGGGCAACGTTTGCGCCGGTACATGTCCTCAAGGGGGGCACCATCCCGGACAAACTGAAGATGGAATTGGAAGAGGTGGCGAAGCGGGCGGAATCGCAAGGCTTCCAGGACATCGCCGATGACCTCCGAGACGCGATGCGTTACATTTTGCAATGCTCATCGAACACCGCGTTTCAAGGTGTGTTCACGCGGGCGGTCGTGAAAGGCGTGATCACGAAAGAACAGCACAAGCGCTACGAACAGGTGCTGGCCGTAAATACGTGTGACGCAGCCGGCGGCATTTGTGCATTCCATGGGACGGGCAACAGTTCCCGCGACTTGGTTGCCGGACTTGGACTGGTTCATCCGGCTGTGGAGATTCTGACCATGCCGCCCACTCGGGCGCAGGTCGAGGAATCGGTCGATGGCCTCATCTCTATCATTAACCGGCCGGAATTCAGCGTATCGGAGCTGGTCAAGGCGAACATTCGGAATGCCATTCGCATTCACAGCGCGGCGGGCGGTTCGGCGAACTTGATGATGCACATGGTCGCGGCGATGATTTACAGCGGCGAGCCATACAGTGTATACGATGTGGAGCGTGTCCTCAAGGCGTATCCGATCCCGGATCTGTACGACTACAGTCTGACGGAAGGCCGCGATGTGTATGCGTTGGCGCTTCAGTGCGGGGCCGGTCTGTCGCGGGGCATGGAGTCGCTCTTTTACGAACTCATTCAAAACGGCGTCCCAATGAACGTGGATGCGCCAACCGTAACCGGAACGACGTGGCGAGCGCGATTGCAGGACAAACGCGGGTTGTCCGCGGACCATGTCAAAGACAACCCCATCATTCTCTCAAAGCCACGGCGCCCGTTCAGTGGCGTTGACGTGTTGCGCAGCAACTTTTTTGAAAGCGCCGTCGTGAAAATCAGTGGCATGTCCACTGCGCAATTGGATGAATTTGAAAACAAGGTCGCCGTCGTGGTCTATTACAACAGTGAAGAGGAGGCGAACCATCATCTGCTGGACGTTGAACTGACCGAGAAGTGGAAGCGAGAACGGATTGTGGATATGGATTTGCTGCGGCAAATCCATCGACTGAACGGGGGAGATGGAGAGCCGCCACAGAGCTATGACAAATGTTTTGACCAACTGATTGAAGCCCGCCTGCTGAAGGTGGCGGTCGTGATTGGCGGACAGGGGCCGGAGGCTTTTGGTATGCCGGAGATGTTTACGCCGATGCAGCATATCAACGCGAACAAGTTGTTGCAAAAGCTGACGGTGTTGATGAGTGATGGCCGATACTCCGGCGTGACGTACGGCGCAGCAATTGGACACGTGACGCCCGAGGCGATCGCGGGCGGCGGGATTTTGTATCTGCAGACGGGCGACCTGGTGCATCTCGGGTTTCGGTCGAAACAGATCGACTTGCTCGATCGCGATGCCTTGCGTGCCGGCCGCATCGTGGCCGCCGCAGACAACTGGATGGCAGCGCGGCGTGAACTCGGCTTGTCGCGGAAGACGCGGATGATGGAACGGCGCCGGCAGATCGCGGCCGGGAATCGCCTGGTTGGACACACCGATGCGGCGCACGGCGTGGTCCCCCAGGCGGTTTGGGACGAGGCCGAGTGGCATGCGTCAGCGCACACAGCACAGGAGGTGGCGATTGATGTTCGATGA
- a CDS encoding zinc-binding alcohol dehydrogenase family protein has translation MLAVQIVSPGRVDVIEKAMPRIQNEDEVLIKVQMVGVCGSDMHIYHGQSPVATYPRIIGHEMVGEVVEIGPNVNQLVPGDKVVMEPIQWCGACYACQSGRRNVCVHLQVYGVHRDGAYQEYMVLPERIVHKVDRRLAWHEAVLVEPFTIGAQANWRGEVRAGDTVFILGAGPIGLCALQVAKMTGATCIVSDLSDAKLAYACSLGADHLLNPGKVDVEAEIQEITDGLGPNVTIDAACTVHTFEQAVRVTSVAGRVVVLGLTAAPSQIAQLDITKKELTVVGSRLQTDKFPTVIEWFNTGRIKADTFATHRFPIEEIERAFAFIESHPNEIRKVLLEIGCSMRKGSVDGHGIPLTR, from the coding sequence TTGTTGGCTGTACAAATCGTCAGTCCTGGACGGGTGGACGTGATTGAGAAAGCGATGCCTCGCATTCAAAACGAGGATGAGGTCCTCATCAAAGTGCAAATGGTAGGCGTCTGTGGGTCGGATATGCATATTTACCATGGGCAGTCACCGGTGGCAACGTATCCGCGAATCATTGGTCATGAAATGGTCGGCGAAGTCGTCGAAATTGGCCCAAACGTGAACCAACTGGTCCCCGGAGACAAGGTTGTGATGGAACCGATTCAATGGTGTGGTGCGTGCTACGCGTGTCAGTCCGGCCGCAGGAACGTCTGTGTTCATCTTCAGGTTTATGGCGTTCACCGAGATGGCGCATATCAGGAATACATGGTCCTCCCTGAGCGGATTGTTCACAAGGTGGACCGCAGGCTGGCCTGGCATGAAGCTGTTCTTGTTGAACCGTTTACCATCGGTGCTCAAGCGAACTGGCGGGGAGAGGTACGCGCTGGTGACACGGTATTCATCCTAGGTGCGGGTCCCATCGGTCTTTGCGCGCTGCAAGTTGCGAAAATGACCGGGGCGACCTGCATCGTCTCTGATTTGAGTGATGCTAAATTGGCCTATGCATGCTCGCTTGGCGCTGACCATCTGCTGAATCCAGGAAAGGTTGATGTGGAAGCCGAGATTCAGGAGATTACCGACGGACTCGGCCCAAACGTGACGATTGATGCAGCTTGCACAGTACACACCTTTGAGCAGGCCGTTCGGGTGACCTCTGTCGCAGGCAGAGTGGTTGTGCTTGGATTGACAGCAGCTCCTTCACAAATCGCACAACTCGACATCACCAAAAAGGAATTGACTGTCGTCGGTTCAAGACTGCAGACGGACAAATTCCCGACAGTGATTGAATGGTTTAACACTGGACGCATCAAGGCGGACACGTTTGCGACGCATCGATTTCCGATTGAGGAGATAGAACGAGCGTTTGCTTTCATCGAGTCACATCCAAACGAGATTCGCAAGGTACTGCTCGAAATCGGGTGCAGTATGAGGAAAGGAAGTGTTGATGGACATGGAATCCCGCTTACGCGTTGA
- a CDS encoding mandelate racemase/muconate lactonizing enzyme family protein: MANDSQIVDVITSLYHIPLPEVMGDAKHGMHTHFDVPIVKVIVQDGRQGIGYTYTGGLGGRAIASLIEHDLRPFLLGQDASCVESLWDAMQWKIHYIGRGGLASFAISAVDIALWDLRAKKADEPLWKLLGGADNSVKAYAGAIDLNFPLEKLLQNNRTYLERGFRAVKIKLGQERLEEDIERIAAVRELIGPDVDLMVDANMKWSVATAITAAKRMKPYNVLWLEEPTIPEDYDGYLRISERGGIPIAAGENYRTIYEFACAMTRGKIDFPQPDASNIGGITGWLKVAHLAQTYNLPVCSHGMQELHVSLLSAMPNGAYLEVHSFPIDAYTTRPLVLQDGRAVAPNVTGTGVEFRWDLLEPFEQSR, encoded by the coding sequence ATGGCAAATGACAGCCAGATTGTAGACGTCATCACCTCCTTATATCACATTCCCTTGCCCGAAGTGATGGGCGATGCAAAACACGGCATGCACACGCATTTCGATGTTCCGATTGTCAAAGTGATTGTACAAGATGGGCGCCAGGGCATTGGTTATACGTATACCGGTGGTCTCGGCGGACGCGCGATTGCGAGCCTCATCGAACACGACTTGAGGCCGTTCCTGCTTGGCCAAGATGCATCTTGCGTAGAATCCCTGTGGGACGCGATGCAGTGGAAAATCCATTACATCGGACGGGGAGGCCTCGCGTCCTTTGCGATTTCTGCGGTCGATATTGCACTCTGGGACCTGCGGGCGAAGAAGGCAGACGAACCCCTGTGGAAACTCCTTGGCGGCGCTGACAACAGCGTAAAAGCGTATGCCGGGGCGATTGATTTGAACTTTCCGTTGGAAAAACTGCTTCAAAACAACCGGACGTATCTGGAACGCGGCTTTCGCGCTGTCAAAATCAAGCTCGGTCAAGAACGTCTCGAAGAAGACATCGAACGCATTGCGGCGGTTCGGGAACTCATTGGGCCGGATGTTGACTTGATGGTCGATGCGAATATGAAGTGGTCGGTTGCGACCGCCATCACCGCAGCAAAACGGATGAAACCTTACAATGTTCTTTGGCTCGAAGAACCGACGATTCCGGAGGACTACGACGGATACCTCCGGATTTCGGAACGGGGTGGAATTCCAATCGCTGCTGGTGAAAACTATCGAACGATTTATGAGTTTGCGTGTGCCATGACACGTGGGAAGATTGATTTCCCGCAGCCGGACGCTTCAAACATCGGCGGTATCACTGGATGGCTGAAAGTCGCACACCTCGCGCAAACCTATAATTTACCGGTTTGCAGCCACGGCATGCAGGAGTTGCACGTGAGTCTGTTGTCTGCAATGCCAAACGGAGCATATCTGGAAGTGCACAGTTTTCCGATTGATGCATACACCACGCGCCCGCTTGTCCTGCAAGACGGGCGGGCGGTCGCTCCCAATGTGACAGGGACGGGTGTGGAATTTCGGTGGGATCTTTTGGAACCGTTTGAACAATCGAGGTGA